The sequence TTTAGAAAAGATTAAGGAAAAGATAGTATCTTTTTCAAAAAATTATGAAGAAGTTTTCTTGGAAGGGGCTGGGGGAATTCTTGTTCCAATAACGGGAAAGTACACTTTTCTTGACCTTGCAAAAGAACTTTCTATGGACGTAATTGTTGTTGCACTAAATAAACTTGGAGTGATAAATCATACTCTACTTACTGTTAAAGTTTGCGAAAATGAAGGGATAAGAATAAAAGGAGTAATTTTAAATACCAAAGATTTTTTTGATGAAAGTGTGAAAACAAACTATCAAACTTTAAAGGAACTTTTATCCGTTCCTGTTTGTCTTTTCTCCTCTCCAAAAGATTCTCCAAAAGTGGTCAAAGAAATCTTAGACATCTGAACTTGAAAATTGTTTGCAATAGATTATTATTTCCAATAATAAAATAAATAAAAGCTTTAGGAGGAGTAAAATGAGAAAGCTTTTATCAACTTTAGGACTTGCTACATTAGCCACACTATCAGCTTTAAAAGGAATTGAAGCTAAGGACTTAAGGTCTTTCTTTACACCACTTC comes from Desulfurobacteriaceae bacterium and encodes:
- the bioD gene encoding dethiobiotin synthase; this translates as MILVTGTDTGVGKTFVTVSLLRYLLESGKNICGLKIVETGCSPICEDAQKISEVCQKEINPIYSFKAPLAPSVAEKLEGRRISLEKIKEKIVSFSKNYEEVFLEGAGGILVPITGKYTFLDLAKELSMDVIVVALNKLGVINHTLLTVKVCENEGIRIKGVILNTKDFFDESVKTNYQTLKELLSVPVCLFSSPKDSPKVVKEILDI